Proteins from a genomic interval of Streptococcus sp. D7B5:
- the leuC gene encoding 3-isopropylmalate dehydratase large subunit — protein MAGKSIFDKLWDRHVITGEEGQPQLMYVDQHYIHEVTSPQAFQGLRDAGRRLRRPDLTFGTFDHNVPTVNIYDIRDVISKAQIDKLAENVEEFGIEHAAHGSEKQGIVHMVGPETGRTQPGKFIVCGDSHTATHGAFGAIAFGIGTSEVEHVFATQTLWQVKPKKMLIEFTGVPQKGVYSKDYILALIAKYGVACGVGYVVEYRGQAIDALTMEERMTICNMSIEFGSKMGIMNPDQTTYDYLKGRECVPEDFEEAVADWKNLVSDEDAVYDKVIRMDVSDLAPMVTWGTNPAMGVDFDSSFPEIKDMNDERAYHYMNLEPGQKPADIELGYIFIGSCTNARLSDLQLAARFVKGKKIAPNLTAIVVPGSRPVKRAAEKLGLDKVFLDAGFEWRDPGCSMCLGMNPDKVPDGVHCASTSNRNFEDRQGFGAKTHLCSPAMAAAAAIAGRFVDVRQMPEAQ, from the coding sequence ATGGCAGGAAAATCGATTTTTGATAAATTATGGGACCGTCATGTCATCACAGGAGAAGAAGGGCAGCCCCAACTCATGTATGTGGACCAGCACTATATTCATGAAGTGACTAGTCCCCAAGCTTTTCAAGGATTACGAGATGCAGGCCGCAGATTGAGACGACCAGACTTGACATTTGGGACCTTTGACCACAATGTACCAACGGTCAACATCTATGATATTCGAGATGTCATTTCTAAGGCCCAAATTGATAAGCTTGCTGAAAATGTTGAGGAGTTTGGGATTGAACATGCTGCCCATGGTTCTGAAAAGCAGGGCATCGTTCACATGGTAGGTCCAGAGACAGGACGGACGCAACCAGGAAAATTCATCGTTTGTGGAGACAGTCATACAGCTACTCACGGAGCTTTCGGAGCTATCGCCTTTGGAATTGGGACCAGTGAGGTCGAGCATGTCTTTGCTACCCAGACCCTTTGGCAGGTCAAACCCAAGAAAATGCTGATAGAATTCACTGGTGTTCCTCAAAAAGGAGTTTATTCTAAGGATTACATTCTCGCCTTAATTGCCAAGTATGGCGTTGCTTGTGGTGTAGGATATGTGGTCGAATATCGTGGACAAGCGATTGATGCACTGACCATGGAAGAGAGAATGACTATCTGCAATATGTCCATCGAGTTTGGTTCTAAGATGGGAATTATGAATCCAGATCAGACCACCTATGACTATCTCAAGGGACGGGAATGTGTTCCAGAGGACTTTGAGGAGGCGGTTGCCGACTGGAAAAACCTAGTTAGCGATGAGGATGCTGTTTATGATAAAGTTATCCGGATGGATGTTTCAGACTTAGCTCCTATGGTAACCTGGGGAACCAATCCTGCTATGGGCGTCGACTTTGACAGTAGCTTCCCAGAAATTAAGGATATGAATGATGAACGAGCTTATCATTACATGAACTTGGAGCCTGGTCAAAAGCCAGCGGACATTGAACTAGGCTATATCTTTATCGGGTCTTGTACCAATGCTCGGCTCAGTGACTTACAGCTGGCTGCGCGATTTGTTAAAGGGAAGAAAATTGCTCCCAATCTAACAGCAATCGTAGTACCAGGCTCTCGTCCTGTGAAACGAGCTGCTGAGAAGTTGGGCTTGGATAAGGTTTTCTTAGATGCTGGCTTTGAATGGAGAGACCCTGGTTGCTCAATGTGCCTAGGGATGAATCCGGACAAAGTCCCTGATGGGGTCCATTGTGCCTCAACTAGTAACCGCAATTTTGAAGATAGACAGGGATTTGGTGCTAAGACCCATCTCTGCAGTCCAGCCATGGCAGCGGCAGCAGCTATCGCAGGGCGTTTCGTAGATGTTCGGCAAATGCCAGAGGCCCAGTAA
- a CDS encoding MmcQ/YjbR family DNA-binding protein translates to MFEIFKSYQFNQEKVRAFGFIENEGVWSYSFQILDGDFVMIVSITTDNVSFQVFDQETGDLYPQVHMESMRGTFVGSVREACLEILYQIRKACFDVQDFICPQTKRIMAQVQEKYGNQLEYLWEKSPDTAVLRHEGNQKWYAVLMRIPWDRLDKGREGLVEAVNIKHDQVADLLSQKGIYPAFHMNKRYWLSLALDDSLQDEEVIELIERSWNLTVKN, encoded by the coding sequence ATGTTTGAAATTTTTAAATCCTATCAGTTTAATCAAGAAAAAGTTCGTGCCTTCGGTTTTATAGAAAATGAGGGAGTCTGGTCCTACAGTTTCCAGATTTTGGATGGAGACTTTGTCATGATTGTGTCCATCACTACAGATAATGTGAGTTTTCAAGTTTTTGATCAGGAGACTGGTGACCTTTATCCTCAAGTCCATATGGAAAGCATGAGAGGGACTTTTGTTGGAAGTGTCCGTGAGGCTTGTTTGGAGATTCTCTATCAGATTCGGAAGGCTTGTTTTGATGTGCAGGATTTTATCTGTCCTCAGACTAAGCGCATCATGGCTCAAGTTCAGGAAAAGTATGGTAATCAGTTGGAGTATCTGTGGGAAAAATCGCCTGATACAGCTGTATTGCGCCATGAAGGCAATCAAAAGTGGTATGCTGTTTTAATGAGAATTCCTTGGGATAGGCTAGATAAGGGGAGAGAAGGGCTAGTCGAAGCAGTTAATATCAAACACGACCAAGTAGCTGACTTGCTTTCACAAAAGGGTATTTATCCAGCTTTTCATATGAATAAACGCTACTGGCTTAGTCTGGCGCTTGATGATAGTTTGCAAGATGAAGAAGTGATAGAACTCATCGAAAGAAGTTGGAACTTGACTGTGAAAAATTAA
- a CDS encoding McrC family protein: MRITDNHYKIAREDFVAEFPKLSQALLDRTLDNLSIEDSIFIFPNDLKNSSDLERDQKIFETFNQEIKTGNVIGFLGCGQERLTISSRFSDEYNDHFLHYLLQKVLNINLTSLDVGLSPEDKLYQLLVYLFPKYLQAALRKGLYKEYQRFFHNDSHVKGVLDVGNHLKKNLPFMGNIAYTTREFTYDNPLMQLIRHTIEYIKIQKSFGALLDSNRENMAEIVRVTQSYKLADRAKIIRMNKTKSIRHAYFREYRKLQELCLMILNREKHGLGYQEQKIHGILFDVAWLWEEYVHTLLPKGFIHPRNKDKTNGISVFSVGKRKVYPDFYDRERKIVLDAKYKKLEFTEKGINREDLFQLISYSYILKAEKAGLIFPSMEQSVNSEIGKLAGYGVQLKKWSIQIPQNASSYSAFCKMMENSAEIFKAIIDEEVGRK; this comes from the coding sequence ATGCGGATAACTGATAATCATTATAAAATTGCTAGAGAAGATTTTGTCGCAGAATTTCCCAAACTAAGTCAAGCCCTTCTTGATAGAACACTGGATAACCTTTCTATAGAGGACAGTATCTTTATTTTCCCAAATGATTTAAAGAATTCTTCTGACTTAGAAAGGGATCAAAAAATCTTTGAAACGTTCAATCAGGAAATTAAGACTGGGAATGTGATTGGTTTTCTGGGCTGTGGTCAGGAAAGATTAACGATTTCCTCTCGTTTTTCTGATGAATATAATGACCACTTTTTGCATTATCTTTTACAAAAGGTTCTCAATATCAATCTGACTAGTTTAGATGTCGGTCTATCTCCTGAAGATAAACTCTATCAACTCTTGGTTTACCTCTTTCCCAAGTATCTGCAAGCTGCTCTCAGAAAAGGTCTTTATAAGGAATACCAGCGATTTTTCCATAACGATAGTCATGTAAAGGGGGTACTAGATGTTGGAAATCATCTGAAAAAAAATCTCCCTTTTATGGGAAATATTGCCTATACTACTAGGGAATTTACCTATGATAATCCACTCATGCAGTTGATTCGGCATACGATTGAGTACATAAAGATTCAAAAAAGTTTTGGAGCACTACTCGATAGTAATCGTGAAAATATGGCAGAAATCGTGCGAGTAACCCAATCTTATAAACTCGCTGATCGTGCTAAGATTATCAGAATGAATAAAACGAAATCCATCCGACACGCATACTTCAGAGAGTACAGAAAGTTGCAAGAGCTTTGCCTGATGATTCTAAATAGAGAGAAGCATGGGTTAGGATATCAAGAGCAAAAAATCCATGGTATTCTCTTTGATGTTGCCTGGCTTTGGGAAGAGTATGTTCATACCTTGTTGCCAAAAGGTTTCATTCATCCACGAAATAAAGATAAGACGAACGGAATTTCAGTATTTTCTGTTGGGAAACGAAAGGTATATCCAGATTTTTATGACAGAGAACGAAAGATAGTTCTAGATGCAAAATATAAAAAACTGGAGTTCACTGAAAAAGGAATTAACCGCGAGGACTTGTTCCAGCTGATTTCCTATTCTTATATTTTAAAAGCTGAGAAAGCTGGACTGATTTTCCCTAGTATGGAGCAGTCAGTAAATAGTGAAATAGGAAAACTAGCTGGCTATGGAGTTCAATTGAAGAAGTGGTCTATCCAAATCCCTCAGAATGCCTCATCCTATAGTGCATTTTGTAAAATGATGGAAAACTCCGCAGAAATTTTTAAAGCGATTATTGATGAAGAAGTGGGGAGAAAATAA
- the leuD gene encoding 3-isopropylmalate dehydratase small subunit — MEKFTVYTGTTVPLMNDNIDTDQILPKQFLKLIDKKGFGKYLMYAWRYLDDNYTEDPDFVFNRPEYRKASILISGDNFGAGSSREHAAWALADYGFKVVIAGSFGDIHYNNELNNGMLPIVQPREVREKLAQLKPTDQVTVDLEQQKIISPVGEFTFEIDSEWKHKLLNGLDDIGITLQYEDLIATYEKQRPAYWQD, encoded by the coding sequence ATGGAGAAATTTACAGTTTATACGGGAACGACCGTTCCTCTCATGAACGATAACATAGACACCGACCAAATACTCCCCAAGCAGTTTCTCAAGTTAATTGATAAGAAAGGCTTTGGTAAGTATCTCATGTATGCTTGGCGTTATCTGGACGATAACTATACTGAGGATCCAGACTTTGTTTTTAACCGACCAGAATACCGTAAAGCCAGTATCCTCATCTCAGGGGATAACTTTGGGGCTGGTTCTTCGAGGGAACACGCAGCTTGGGCTCTAGCTGACTATGGTTTTAAGGTCGTGATTGCAGGATCTTTCGGGGACATTCATTACAATAATGAACTCAATAATGGCATGTTACCAATTGTTCAGCCTAGGGAGGTTAGAGAGAAACTAGCCCAACTCAAACCGACAGATCAGGTAACTGTGGACTTGGAACAACAAAAAATCATCTCACCAGTTGGAGAATTCACTTTCGAAATAGATAGCGAGTGGAAACACAAGCTTTTAAATGGTTTGGATGATATCGGAATTACTTTGCAGTATGAAGACTTGATTGCTACCTATGAAAAACAACGACCAGCCTACTGGCAGGATTAG
- a CDS encoding Sua5/YciO/YrdC/YwlC family protein, which yields MTKHIQWNGTLSQEGYDILKGEGGCIVCPTKVGYIIMTSDKAGLERKFEAKERNRNKPGVVLCGSMDELRALAQLNPEIEAFYQKHWDEDILLGCILPWKLEAFEKLKAYGDGREELMTDVRGTSCFVIKFGKAGEQLAAKLWQEGKMVYASSANPSGKGNRGKVEGIGERIEGAVDLVIEADDYVASIQPDKTIETRYEQGVMVSMVDKDGKLIPEQGGARSTSPAPVVIRKGLDIDKIMMHLSDTFNSWDYRQGEYY from the coding sequence ATGACAAAACACATTCAATGGAACGGAACACTTTCTCAAGAAGGCTATGACATTTTAAAAGGTGAGGGCGGATGCATTGTATGCCCTACAAAAGTTGGTTACATTATCATGACGAGCGATAAGGCAGGTCTTGAACGCAAATTTGAAGCCAAAGAGCGTAACCGTAACAAACCAGGTGTTGTACTTTGTGGTAGCATGGACGAGCTACGCGCTTTAGCACAACTCAACCCAGAAATTGAAGCCTTCTACCAAAAACATTGGGACGAAGACATTCTCCTCGGTTGTATCCTTCCATGGAAACTAGAAGCCTTTGAGAAATTGAAAGCATACGGTGATGGTCGTGAAGAACTCATGACAGACGTTCGTGGTACTAGCTGTTTTGTCATCAAGTTTGGTAAAGCTGGTGAACAGTTGGCTGCTAAACTTTGGCAAGAAGGTAAAATGGTCTATGCCTCATCTGCAAACCCATCTGGAAAAGGAAATCGCGGTAAGGTGGAAGGTATCGGAGAACGGATCGAAGGAGCAGTGGACCTTGTCATCGAGGCAGATGACTATGTGGCTTCCATCCAACCGGACAAAACGATTGAAACGCGCTACGAGCAAGGTGTGATGGTTTCTATGGTCGATAAGGACGGAAAACTCATCCCAGAACAAGGAGGAGCCCGTTCAACTTCACCAGCACCAGTTGTGATCCGCAAAGGGCTTGACATTGATAAAATCATGATGCACCTGTCAGATACCTTTAACTCATGGGACTACCGTCAGGGTGAGTATTATTAA
- the leuB gene encoding 3-isopropylmalate dehydrogenase, giving the protein MTKKIVALAGDGIGPEIMEAGLTVLEALASKTGFDYEINRRPFGGAGIDATGHPLPDETLKACREADAILLAAIGSPQYDGAVVRPEQGLLALRKELNLYANIRPVKIFDSLKHLSPLKPERIAGVDFVVVRELTGGIYFGDHILEERKARDINDYSYEEVERIIRKAFEIARSRRKLVTSIDKQNVLATSKLWRIVAEEVAQDFPDVTLEHQLVDSAAMLMITNPAKFDVIVTENLFGDILSDESSVLSGTLGVMPSASHSEKGPSLYEPIHGSAPDIAGQGIANPISMILSVAMMLRDSFGRYEDAERIERAVEASLAAGILTRDIGGQASTKEMTEAIIERL; this is encoded by the coding sequence ATGACAAAGAAAATAGTAGCACTAGCAGGGGATGGAATCGGTCCAGAAATCATGGAAGCTGGTTTAACGGTTCTGGAAGCTCTAGCTTCAAAAACAGGCTTTGACTATGAAATAAATAGACGCCCCTTTGGAGGTGCAGGTATTGATGCTACAGGGCATCCCTTACCTGATGAAACCCTCAAGGCATGTAGAGAAGCAGATGCTATTCTCCTAGCGGCTATCGGTAGTCCCCAGTATGATGGAGCAGTGGTTCGCCCTGAACAAGGCTTGCTGGCTCTTCGTAAGGAACTCAATCTCTATGCCAATATTCGCCCTGTAAAAATCTTTGATAGTCTTAAGCATTTATCACCTCTCAAACCGGAACGAATTGCTGGTGTAGACTTTGTCGTGGTGCGTGAGTTGACAGGTGGTATCTACTTTGGGGATCATATCCTTGAAGAGCGAAAAGCGCGTGATATCAACGACTACAGCTACGAAGAAGTAGAGCGGATTATTCGCAAGGCATTTGAAATTGCAAGAAGTCGCAGAAAACTCGTTACCAGTATCGATAAGCAAAATGTTCTAGCGACATCAAAACTCTGGCGGATAGTAGCTGAGGAAGTTGCGCAGGATTTTCCAGATGTGACCTTGGAACACCAGTTGGTGGACTCAGCTGCCATGCTCATGATTACCAATCCTGCTAAGTTTGATGTCATCGTAACGGAGAATCTTTTCGGAGATATCTTATCTGATGAATCAAGCGTTCTATCTGGCACGCTTGGAGTCATGCCATCAGCTAGTCATTCTGAAAAAGGTCCAAGTCTTTATGAACCTATTCATGGTTCGGCACCTGATATTGCAGGTCAAGGAATTGCCAATCCTATTTCCATGATTTTATCTGTTGCTATGATGTTGAGAGATAGCTTTGGACGTTATGAGGATGCAGAGCGTATTGAGCGTGCTGTTGAAGCTAGTTTAGCGGCTGGCATTTTAACAAGAGATATTGGAGGACAGGCTTCGACCAAGGAAATGACAGAAGCCATCATTGAAAGATTATGA
- a CDS encoding YbaN family protein has translation MRIIYLSIGFISLALALVGVVLPLLPTTPFLLLSIACFSKSSKRFEDWLYHTKLYQTYVADFRETKSIARERKKKIIVSIYILMGISIYFAPLLPVKIGLGALTIFITYYLFKVIPDKE, from the coding sequence ATGCGTATTATTTACCTAAGTATTGGTTTTATTTCTTTAGCCTTGGCTCTTGTTGGGGTTGTCTTGCCCCTCTTGCCAACAACACCCTTCCTTTTGCTATCAATTGCTTGCTTTTCCAAGTCTTCAAAGAGATTTGAAGACTGGCTTTATCATACAAAGCTTTATCAGACTTATGTAGCGGACTTTCGGGAAACCAAGTCAATCGCGCGTGAACGAAAGAAAAAAATTATCGTATCTATCTATATCTTGATGGGGATTTCTATTTATTTTGCCCCTCTTTTACCAGTCAAAATCGGTCTGGGAGCCCTGACTATCTTTATTACCTACTATCTCTTTAAAGTCATTCCTGACAAAGAATAG
- a CDS encoding DUF1294 domain-containing protein: protein MKINEGITLALLIWNLLIFLIYGIDKSKARRGAWRVPEKILLILAFTFGGFGAWLAGIIFHHKTRKWYFKTVWFLGMVTTLVALYFIWR from the coding sequence ATGAAGATAAATGAAGGAATCACGCTTGCCCTCTTGATTTGGAATTTGCTGATTTTCTTGATTTATGGCATTGACAAATCCAAGGCAAGAAGAGGTGCTTGGCGCGTCCCAGAGAAAATCTTACTCATTTTAGCCTTTACTTTTGGTGGTTTTGGTGCCTGGTTGGCAGGAATCATCTTTCACCACAAGACTAGAAAATGGTATTTTAAAACAGTTTGGTTTCTCGGGATGGTGACCACACTAGTAGCCTTATATTTTATTTGGAGGTAA
- a CDS encoding copper homeostasis protein CutC, giving the protein MIYEFCAENVTLLEKAMQAGARRIELCDNLAVGGTTPSYGVTKAAVELAANYDTTIMTMIRPRGGDFVYTDLEIAIMLEDIRLTTQAGSQGVVFGALTADKKLDKPNLEKLITASKGMEIVFHMAFDELSDEDQLEAIDWLSQAGVTRILTRAGVSEDSLDKRFAHYHRILEHAKGKIEILPGGGIDLDNRQTFIDQLGVTQLHGTKVVF; this is encoded by the coding sequence ATGATTTACGAATTTTGTGCTGAAAATGTGACCTTGCTTGAAAAAGCGATGCAGGCTGGAGCTCGTCGAATCGAACTTTGTGACAATCTAGCAGTGGGTGGAACAACACCTAGCTATGGAGTGACCAAGGCGGCGGTTGAACTGGCAGCTAACTACGACACCACCATCATGACCATGATTCGTCCCCGTGGTGGCGACTTTGTCTATACTGATCTTGAAATAGCGATCATGCTAGAAGACATTCGTTTGACTACTCAGGCTGGAAGTCAAGGGGTTGTATTTGGGGCATTAACTGCTGATAAGAAGTTGGATAAGCCTAATCTTGAGAAGCTGATTACCGCATCTAAAGGAATGGAAATTGTCTTTCACATGGCCTTTGATGAATTAAGTGATGAAGACCAGTTGGAAGCCATTGACTGGCTCAGCCAAGCCGGAGTCACTCGTATCTTAACTCGTGCTGGAGTTTCTGAGGACTCGCTAGACAAACGTTTTGCTCACTATCACAGAATTTTGGAACATGCAAAAGGTAAAATTGAAATCTTACCAGGTGGAGGAATTGACTTGGACAACCGTCAAACCTTTATCGACCAACTTGGTGTGACTCAATTGCACGGTACCAAGGTTGTCTTTTAA
- a CDS encoding AAA family ATPase, translating to MENIVNFWLIAIPTHKGIWDDFIKNNKLSIDFSNYNISDLFKYNNYRELPAGDKQKKFIWQFAHKIKVGDIVIAKKGISKFYGIGKVIKSYYYESSKEKFNHSIGVEWLKIGEWNMGNNTNRHTVYWDRNSERINLYKSILNGTYRKNIEKVVMNKNINDYLDKLKKSKNLILRGAPGTGKTYLAKEVAKELTNGNEDQIDFVQFHPSYDYTDFVEGLRPVSNGDGAIEFKLQDGIFKQFCQKAKEAQKTGGQDNFDEAWAKLTDAINEKQGQYFFPRSSVPASLNSQGNVKFDSPVATKEKVYLLYKGEDTNLKYETYQNIVLDHMKESYGLCDYVSPTIDTDKKFVFIIDEINRGEISKIFGELFFSIDPGYRGEEGCVSTQYANLHETDEKFYIPENVYIIGTMNDIDRSVDTFDFAMRRRFRFVEVTAESQLYILDEKLGEYAEEAKTRLRNLNVAIENVQELNSHYHIGPSYFLKLKDVDFDYELLWSDYLKPLLEDYLRGSYEEAETLDTLKKAFDLTNNEQTNQQETGDNDADN from the coding sequence ATGGAGAATATAGTGAACTTTTGGTTAATTGCGATTCCTACGCATAAAGGTATATGGGATGATTTTATAAAAAATAATAAACTTTCTATTGATTTTTCAAATTATAATATTTCAGATTTATTTAAATATAACAATTATCGGGAGCTTCCTGCTGGGGATAAACAAAAGAAGTTTATATGGCAATTTGCACATAAAATTAAAGTTGGCGATATTGTGATAGCTAAGAAAGGAATATCAAAATTTTATGGAATCGGAAAAGTAATTAAATCCTACTATTATGAATCATCAAAAGAAAAGTTCAACCATTCTATTGGTGTAGAATGGTTGAAAATTGGTGAATGGAACATGGGTAATAACACAAACAGACATACAGTGTATTGGGATAGAAATTCAGAACGTATCAATTTATATAAATCCATTCTAAATGGTACATACAGAAAAAATATAGAGAAAGTTGTTATGAATAAAAATATTAACGATTATTTAGATAAATTAAAAAAATCCAAAAACCTCATCCTCCGTGGTGCTCCTGGCACAGGAAAAACTTATCTTGCTAAAGAAGTTGCCAAAGAATTAACGAATGGCAACGAAGACCAAATCGACTTTGTACAATTTCACCCATCTTATGACTATACGGATTTTGTGGAGGGTTTAAGACCAGTATCAAATGGGGATGGAGCTATTGAGTTTAAATTGCAAGATGGTATTTTTAAGCAGTTTTGCCAGAAGGCTAAAGAAGCTCAGAAGACTGGAGGTCAAGATAATTTTGATGAAGCTTGGGCTAAGCTAACGGATGCTATCAATGAAAAGCAAGGACAATACTTCTTCCCTCGTAGTTCTGTTCCAGCTAGTTTAAATAGCCAAGGGAATGTGAAGTTTGATTCTCCTGTTGCTACCAAAGAAAAAGTGTATCTTTTGTACAAGGGTGAAGATACTAATTTAAAGTACGAAACTTATCAAAACATTGTTTTGGATCACATGAAAGAAAGTTATGGATTATGTGATTATGTATCTCCAACGATTGACACAGACAAGAAATTCGTCTTCATCATCGATGAAATCAACCGTGGGGAGATTTCTAAGATTTTTGGTGAACTCTTTTTCTCTATCGACCCTGGCTATCGTGGTGAAGAGGGATGTGTTTCTACTCAGTATGCTAATTTACATGAAACTGATGAGAAATTTTATATCCCTGAAAATGTCTATATTATCGGAACTATGAATGATATTGACCGTTCAGTGGACACCTTTGATTTTGCTATGCGTCGTCGTTTCCGTTTTGTTGAAGTTACTGCTGAAAGCCAACTATACATACTTGATGAAAAACTAGGTGAATATGCTGAAGAAGCTAAAACTCGACTAAGGAATTTGAATGTTGCTATCGAAAATGTTCAGGAGCTAAACAGTCATTATCATATCGGACCAAGTTATTTCCTTAAGTTGAAGGATGTGGATTTTGACTATGAGTTACTCTGGTCTGATTACCTCAAACCTCTATTGGAAGATTACTTACGTGGTTCTTATGAGGAGGCCGAAACTCTGGATACATTGAAAAAAGCATTTGATCTGACAAATAACGAGCAAACAAATCAGCAAGAGACTGGTGATAATGATGCGGATAACTGA
- a CDS encoding 2-isopropylmalate synthase, whose amino-acid sequence MRKVEFFDTSLRDGEQTPGVNFSIKEKVSIARQLEKWGISVIEAGFPAASPDSFIAVQEIARAMKKTAVTGLARSVKSDIDACYEALKDAKYPQIHVFIATSPIHRKYKLNKSKEEILEAIKEHVSYARSKFEIVEFSPEDATRTELDFLLQVVQTAVDAGASYINIPDTVGFTTPEEFARIFDHLTENIKSNHKVVFGVHCHDDLGMATANTLIAIKHGAGRVQGTINGIGERAGNVALEEVAVALKIREDFFQATSDIVLDETMNTSEMVSRFSGIPVPKNKAVVGGNAFSHESGIHQDGVLKNPLTYEIITPELVGVKSNSLPLGKLSGRHAFVEKLRELALDYTEEDIKPLFAKFKALADKKQEITDADIRALVAGTMVENPEGFHFDDLQLQTHADNDIEALVSLANMDGEKVEFNATGQGSVEAIFNAIDKFFNQSVRLVSYTIDAVTDGIDAQARVLVTVENRDTETIFNAAGLDFDVLKASAIAYINANTFVQKENAGEMGHSVSYRDMPSV is encoded by the coding sequence ATGCGTAAAGTTGAATTTTTTGATACAAGCCTTCGTGATGGGGAACAAACACCTGGTGTTAACTTTTCAATAAAGGAAAAAGTTTCCATTGCAAGACAGCTAGAGAAATGGGGAATTTCTGTAATTGAAGCTGGTTTTCCGGCTGCTAGTCCAGATTCATTTATAGCCGTTCAAGAAATTGCTAGAGCCATGAAAAAAACAGCAGTGACAGGATTAGCTCGTTCTGTAAAATCTGATATTGATGCTTGTTATGAGGCGCTTAAGGATGCCAAGTATCCACAAATTCATGTCTTTATCGCTACCAGTCCGATTCACCGCAAGTATAAGCTCAATAAAAGCAAGGAAGAGATTTTAGAAGCTATCAAGGAACATGTTTCTTATGCTCGTTCTAAGTTTGAAATCGTCGAATTCTCTCCTGAAGATGCGACTAGAACAGAGTTGGATTTCCTCTTGCAAGTCGTTCAAACAGCGGTCGATGCAGGTGCATCTTATATCAATATCCCTGACACAGTTGGCTTTACGACTCCAGAAGAGTTTGCACGTATCTTTGATCACTTGACTGAAAATATTAAATCAAATCATAAAGTTGTCTTTGGTGTCCACTGTCACGATGATCTCGGTATGGCAACTGCAAATACTTTGATAGCAATTAAACACGGTGCTGGACGTGTCCAGGGAACTATTAATGGTATCGGTGAACGCGCAGGTAATGTTGCTCTTGAAGAAGTAGCTGTTGCTTTGAAGATTCGTGAGGATTTCTTCCAAGCAACTAGTGATATTGTTTTGGATGAAACAATGAATACGTCTGAAATGGTTTCTCGCTTCTCTGGTATTCCAGTTCCTAAAAACAAGGCTGTGGTTGGTGGTAATGCCTTCTCCCACGAGTCTGGTATTCACCAAGATGGAGTCCTTAAAAATCCTCTCACTTATGAGATTATCACACCTGAATTGGTCGGGGTTAAGAGTAATAGTCTTCCGCTTGGTAAATTGTCTGGTCGCCATGCCTTTGTTGAAAAACTAAGAGAACTGGCCCTAGATTATACAGAAGAGGATATCAAACCACTCTTTGCTAAGTTCAAGGCGTTGGCAGATAAGAAACAAGAAATCACAGATGCAGATATTCGAGCTCTGGTCGCTGGTACCATGGTTGAAAACCCAGAAGGCTTCCACTTTGATGATTTACAACTTCAAACTCATGCAGATAATGACATTGAAGCTCTCGTTAGCCTAGCAAATATGGATGGTGAGAAAGTCGAATTCAATGCAACAGGGCAAGGCTCTGTTGAAGCAATCTTTAACGCTATCGATAAGTTCTTTAACCAATCTGTCCGCTTGGTGTCCTATACTATTGACGCGGTAACAGATGGAATCGATGCCCAAGCTCGGGTTTTGGTCACTGTTGAAAACAGAGATACAGAAACTATCTTTAACGCAGCAGGTCTTGACTTCGATGTATTGAAGGCTTCGGCTATTGCCTATATCAATGCCAATACTTTTGTTCAAAAAGAGAATGCAGGTGAGATGGGGCATAGCGTTTCCTACCGAGACATGCCTAGTGTGTAA